A region from the Colwellia sp. PAMC 21821 genome encodes:
- a CDS encoding NAD-glutamate dehydrogenase: MALVDGLPSVILSNVAQLIQKKVPAATAPLVKQFAELLYKNISTLDLDHRNDSDMYGATLSLWNTLNDHQDDKPVIKVFNPQVSKNGWKSSHTIIEIIVRDMPFLVDSVRIALSRLNLTPHLMLNSPIKIVRDKSQNITKLSSSVDQSFKSTSVETVFFIEIDRQNDAKVLTNIAKELHSVVSDIAITVSDWQPMQARLRSVIDEVKKAKLPCSEAEHKDSVSFLEWMLADNFTLLGYRAYHVKTLEGDMALSADVESSLGLMNQYDGTKERLMSGLSESAREIALGKNLLVLTKTNAKSRVHRPAHLDYIGVKRFDNKGNVIGEERFVGLFGSAYYTNSALDLPLIKSKVMGVCNDSGFAIGTHAYKALINILETYPRDEILQSSPAELLKNVMGIFQMQERDYSGLFMRRDAFNRFYSCMVYVPRERYNTALRVNTQKLLQEALGSDEEVEFTTYFSESAQARTHYIVRVNSTKADINVKEIEKNLNHAARSWDDNLADALNSHKGEAKGKALSRKYASFPQAYKDEVLPGTAIVDIEKFEALSEDNQLEMLFYQPQEEDANSRFVKLKLFHSGEPLHLSDVLPMLENFGLRVIGESPYAVKAENGEVFWILDFSMLLTGKGKFNLEIVQSLFQDAFAKVWSRELEDDGFNRLILGAELGGREVSIVRAYAKYERQIGGTFSQSYIEDTFARYPSIAKLLIKLFKLRFTPSKKSNEKALEKVHTSLEASLDSVASLDDDRIIRRFVEMVNATIRTNYFQPHPVTGEKSYISFKILPSQISDVPQPVPAFEIFVYSPQVEGVHLRGGKVARGGLRWSDRREDFRTEVLGLVKAQQVKNSVIVPVGAKGGFVCKQLPDGDRKEIFEAGKECYRTFIRGLLDITDNIIDGEIVPPVNVVRLDEDDPYLVVAADKGTATFSDVANAISDEYNFWMGDAFASGGSVGYDHKAMGITAKGAWESVKRHFREMDVDCQTTDFTCIAIGDMAGDVFGNGMLLSKHTRLQAAFNHMHIFIDPTPDAASSYVERERLFNLPGCTWDDYNKDLISEGGAIFSRQSKSIKLTPQIKKMLGTQKQTMSPLELMQAILKMQVDLLWNGGIGTYVKGSKETHLEVGDRANDALRINGAELKAKIVGEGGNLGFTQLGRIEFGAKGGRINTDAIDNAGGVDCSDNEVNIKILLNGLVQNGDLTVKQRNKILYDMTDEVGEIVIDDCYRQTHSLSITELRGGGQLKEQAQFISELDRSGKLVRALEFIPTDEEIAERLALGKGLTRPELAVLLAYSKMVLKEELVCPEITDNEYHQSLLIEAFPKQLQASYSAQMQDHPLRAEIIATQLANNIGNDMGFNFVHRMKEETGATTSEIANCYTMASAVFELSDVWKQISDLDNKISTSIQTEMLFQLRRTVRRATRWFLRHRNKSFNIAQSIAFYHETFAELSSNITSYMIEKEAAQIKRVESDLVKAGVPDSVALRISLLSTLFSVMDIAEISKSEAISTELATDLYFKLGARLDLHWFLDQITSQPVSNHWQALARASFREELDWQQRSLTSVILRGNKDSTDVDKMLETWLVESAQPLERWQHILADFRIGKTHEFAKFSVALRELMLLSLHCDPVK, encoded by the coding sequence ATGGCGTTAGTAGACGGTTTACCTTCAGTGATACTTTCGAACGTAGCACAGTTAATACAAAAAAAAGTTCCAGCGGCAACAGCTCCGCTTGTGAAGCAATTTGCAGAGTTGCTTTATAAAAATATTTCAACCTTAGATCTTGATCATAGAAATGATAGTGACATGTATGGTGCCACGCTAAGTCTTTGGAATACATTAAACGACCATCAAGATGATAAACCTGTGATTAAAGTGTTTAATCCACAGGTTTCAAAAAATGGTTGGAAATCTAGCCATACCATCATCGAAATTATTGTGAGAGATATGCCGTTTTTAGTCGACTCTGTGCGTATTGCTTTAAGTCGATTAAACCTAACACCGCATTTAATGTTGAACTCACCAATAAAAATAGTTCGTGATAAAAGTCAAAATATCACTAAGCTTTCTTCTTCTGTTGATCAGTCGTTCAAGTCAACGTCGGTCGAAACAGTATTTTTTATTGAAATTGATCGTCAGAATGACGCGAAAGTATTAACAAATATCGCTAAAGAATTACACTCTGTCGTCAGCGATATAGCCATAACGGTAAGCGATTGGCAACCAATGCAAGCACGCTTGCGTAGTGTTATTGACGAGGTGAAAAAGGCTAAATTACCTTGCTCTGAAGCAGAGCACAAAGACAGTGTTAGCTTTTTAGAATGGATGTTAGCAGATAACTTTACGTTATTAGGTTACCGCGCTTATCATGTTAAAACATTAGAAGGCGATATGGCCCTATCGGCTGATGTTGAATCTAGCTTAGGCTTAATGAACCAGTATGACGGTACCAAAGAACGTCTTATGTCTGGTTTAAGTGAGTCAGCGCGGGAAATTGCCTTAGGTAAAAACCTATTAGTTTTAACAAAAACTAATGCTAAATCGCGTGTACATCGCCCAGCTCACTTAGATTATATTGGTGTTAAGCGCTTTGACAACAAAGGTAATGTTATTGGCGAAGAGCGTTTTGTTGGTTTATTTGGTTCGGCTTACTATACTAATAGCGCTTTGGATTTACCCTTAATTAAATCTAAAGTTATGGGTGTTTGTAACGATTCAGGTTTTGCCATTGGCACCCATGCTTATAAAGCATTGATCAATATCCTTGAAACATATCCAAGAGATGAAATTTTACAAAGTTCACCTGCTGAATTATTGAAAAATGTTATGGGTATTTTTCAAATGCAAGAGCGTGACTATTCCGGCTTGTTTATGCGCCGCGATGCTTTCAACCGCTTTTACTCTTGTATGGTTTATGTGCCACGTGAACGTTACAACACCGCGTTACGTGTTAACACTCAAAAATTGCTACAAGAAGCATTAGGCAGCGATGAAGAAGTTGAGTTTACGACTTACTTCTCAGAATCCGCACAAGCGCGAACGCACTATATCGTTAGAGTTAATTCGACAAAAGCAGACATTAATGTGAAAGAAATTGAAAAGAATTTAAACCATGCTGCACGCAGCTGGGATGATAATTTAGCCGATGCATTAAACTCGCATAAAGGCGAAGCTAAAGGTAAAGCATTAAGTAGAAAATATGCTAGCTTTCCACAAGCTTATAAAGATGAAGTTTTACCTGGTACTGCAATCGTAGATATCGAAAAATTTGAAGCTTTATCTGAAGATAATCAACTTGAAATGTTGTTTTATCAACCGCAAGAAGAAGACGCTAACAGCCGCTTTGTAAAATTAAAGTTATTCCATTCGGGCGAACCATTACATTTGTCTGATGTTTTACCTATGTTAGAAAATTTTGGTTTACGTGTTATCGGTGAAAGCCCATATGCAGTAAAAGCCGAAAACGGAGAAGTTTTTTGGATTTTAGACTTCTCAATGCTACTAACTGGCAAAGGTAAATTCAATCTAGAAATTGTTCAAAGCTTATTCCAAGACGCCTTTGCAAAAGTATGGTCACGAGAGTTAGAAGACGATGGTTTTAACCGTTTAATTTTAGGTGCTGAATTGGGCGGACGTGAAGTATCAATTGTACGTGCTTATGCCAAATATGAACGTCAAATTGGTGGTACTTTTAGTCAAAGTTACATTGAAGATACCTTTGCGCGCTATCCAAGTATCGCAAAACTATTGATTAAGCTTTTTAAATTACGTTTTACACCAAGTAAAAAGTCAAATGAAAAGGCGCTTGAGAAAGTTCATACGAGCCTTGAGGCTTCTTTAGACAGTGTTGCTAGTTTAGATGATGACCGTATTATCCGTCGCTTTGTCGAAATGGTTAATGCCACGATTCGTACTAACTATTTTCAGCCACACCCAGTAACAGGTGAAAAGTCATACATTTCATTTAAAATATTACCTTCACAAATTTCTGATGTTCCACAACCTGTGCCAGCATTCGAGATTTTTGTATACTCACCTCAAGTTGAAGGTGTGCATTTACGTGGTGGTAAAGTTGCTCGTGGTGGTTTGCGTTGGTCAGACCGTCGTGAAGATTTCCGTACAGAAGTGTTAGGCTTGGTGAAAGCACAACAAGTTAAAAACTCGGTTATTGTACCTGTAGGCGCAAAAGGCGGTTTTGTTTGTAAGCAATTACCTGACGGAGATAGAAAAGAAATTTTTGAAGCTGGTAAGGAATGTTACCGTACCTTTATTCGTGGTTTATTAGATATTACCGATAATATTATTGACGGTGAAATTGTACCTCCTGTTAATGTTGTTCGTTTAGATGAAGATGACCCTTATTTAGTGGTAGCAGCCGATAAAGGTACGGCCACTTTTTCAGATGTCGCGAATGCTATTTCTGACGAATATAACTTCTGGATGGGTGATGCCTTTGCCTCAGGTGGTAGCGTCGGCTATGACCATAAAGCTATGGGTATTACGGCAAAAGGTGCATGGGAATCGGTTAAACGGCACTTCCGCGAAATGGATGTTGACTGTCAAACAACTGATTTCACCTGTATTGCTATAGGTGATATGGCGGGTGATGTATTTGGTAATGGTATGTTGTTATCGAAGCATACTCGTTTGCAAGCTGCGTTCAACCATATGCATATATTTATTGATCCAACACCTGATGCAGCCAGTTCATACGTTGAACGTGAACGTTTATTTAATTTACCAGGTTGTACGTGGGATGATTATAATAAAGACTTAATTTCTGAAGGTGGTGCTATTTTCAGTCGCCAATCAAAATCAATTAAGTTAACACCACAAATTAAAAAAATGCTTGGCACGCAAAAGCAAACCATGTCACCACTTGAGTTAATGCAAGCCATATTAAAAATGCAGGTTGATCTGTTATGGAATGGTGGCATTGGTACTTACGTGAAGGGTTCGAAAGAAACACACTTAGAAGTGGGCGATAGAGCAAACGATGCCTTACGTATTAATGGTGCAGAACTTAAAGCTAAAATCGTGGGTGAAGGCGGTAACTTAGGTTTTACACAGTTAGGCCGTATTGAATTTGGCGCTAAAGGTGGCCGAATTAATACTGATGCGATTGATAATGCTGGCGGTGTTGATTGTTCAGATAACGAAGTGAACATTAAAATTCTATTAAATGGCTTAGTACAAAACGGTGATTTAACTGTTAAGCAGCGTAATAAAATTCTTTATGACATGACTGACGAAGTAGGTGAAATCGTTATTGATGATTGTTATCGTCAAACTCACTCATTGTCTATCACTGAATTACGTGGCGGCGGGCAGTTAAAAGAACAAGCGCAATTTATTAGTGAATTAGACCGTTCTGGCAAGCTAGTTAGAGCGTTAGAATTTATCCCAACAGATGAAGAAATTGCTGAGCGTTTAGCATTAGGTAAAGGTCTAACACGTCCTGAACTTGCCGTGCTACTTGCTTACAGTAAAATGGTCCTTAAAGAAGAGCTTGTTTGTCCTGAAATTACCGACAACGAATATCATCAAAGTTTACTCATTGAAGCGTTTCCAAAGCAGTTACAAGCTAGTTACAGTGCTCAAATGCAAGATCATCCGCTTCGTGCAGAGATTATAGCGACACAATTAGCCAATAACATTGGTAACGATATGGGCTTTAATTTTGTGCACCGTATGAAAGAAGAAACAGGTGCAACTACTTCAGAAATCGCCAATTGTTATACCATGGCGAGTGCGGTATTTGAACTTTCAGATGTTTGGAAACAAATCAGCGACTTAGATAATAAAATATCTACTTCTATTCAAACAGAAATGCTCTTTCAATTACGAAGAACGGTCCGTCGGGCTACGCGTTGGTTCCTTCGTCATCGTAATAAGTCGTTTAATATTGCACAATCTATTGCGTTTTATCATGAAACATTTGCAGAGCTTTCAAGCAATATTACGAGCTACATGATTGAAAAAGAAGCTGCGCAGATTAAACGAGTGGAAAGTGATTTAGTGAAAGCTGGTGTGCCTGATTCGGTTGCATTAAGAATATCATTATTGAGCACCTTGTTCTCTGTAATGGACATTGCTGAAATTTCAAAATCTGAAGCTATATCGACTGAATTAGCCACAGACCTTTACTTCAAACTCGGTGCTAGATTAGATTTACATTGGTTCTTAGACCAAATAACTTCTCAACCGGTTTCTAACCACTGGCAAGCGCTTGCAAGAGCGTCATTCAGAGAAGAGCTAGATTGGCAGCAACGTTCACTGACTTCTGTGATCTTGCGTGGCAATAAAGACTCTACTGACGTTGACAAAATGCTGGAAACTTGGCTAGTAGAAAGCGCTCAACCGCTTGAGCGCTGGCAGCATATTTTGGCTGACTTTAGAATTGGCAAAACGCATGAGTTTGCTAAGTTCTCGGTTGCCTTACGAGAGTTAATGTTGTTAAGTTTGCACTGTGACCCAGTGAAATAA
- a CDS encoding DUF1329 domain-containing protein, whose translation MRNIFKNTFKKVTLVSMAVTVALASSGAAAKISQQDAAKLEKELTPFGAVRAANADGSIPAWTGGIKSAPAGYKVGDHHIDPFAADKAMYTITAKNLAEYKSILTPGQIKLFETYPDTYKMSVYQSRRSASYPEHVYQATLDNATRTELVEGGNGIIQAAVGIPFPVPKDGLEAIWNHILRYRGEKIVREGGQAAPTASGDYTYMGFDDQLLIPYGVKGVKAEELQKTNILFKFKQKVTEPARLAGTALLVHETMDQIKTPRQAWTYNTGQRRVRRAPNVAYDAPGTASDGLRTTDDFDMFNGAPNRYNWTLKGKQELLIPYNDYRLHSDNLKYDQILQPGHINPELVRYEKHRVWVVEANLKSDTRHTYKKRVFYIDEDSWQVAVTDIYDNRDELYRVGVAHGINYYEVPTQWSTLEVFHDLQSRRYIAMGLDNEASMYDFSADLQDVDFTSSALRREGRR comes from the coding sequence ATGAGAAATATTTTTAAAAATACCTTTAAAAAGGTAACGCTAGTATCAATGGCGGTAACCGTTGCTTTAGCATCAAGCGGTGCTGCTGCAAAAATTAGTCAGCAAGACGCTGCTAAATTAGAAAAAGAGTTAACCCCTTTTGGTGCGGTACGTGCAGCGAATGCTGACGGCTCTATTCCAGCTTGGACCGGTGGCATTAAGTCAGCACCAGCAGGCTATAAAGTAGGCGACCATCATATTGACCCTTTTGCTGCCGATAAAGCGATGTATACCATTACGGCTAAGAATCTTGCAGAATATAAAAGTATATTAACGCCAGGCCAAATTAAGTTATTTGAAACTTATCCTGATACATACAAGATGAGTGTTTACCAATCTCGTCGTTCGGCTTCGTATCCAGAGCATGTTTATCAAGCGACTTTGGACAATGCGACGAGAACAGAATTAGTTGAAGGCGGTAATGGTATTATTCAAGCAGCTGTTGGTATTCCATTTCCAGTACCAAAAGATGGCTTAGAAGCTATTTGGAACCATATATTACGCTATCGCGGTGAAAAAATTGTTCGTGAAGGTGGTCAAGCTGCACCAACGGCGTCAGGTGATTATACCTACATGGGGTTTGACGACCAATTACTTATACCGTATGGCGTTAAAGGTGTTAAAGCTGAAGAGCTTCAAAAAACTAATATTTTGTTCAAATTTAAGCAAAAAGTTACTGAGCCAGCACGTTTAGCTGGTACAGCTTTATTAGTTCATGAAACGATGGACCAAATAAAAACACCTCGCCAAGCATGGACCTATAACACGGGTCAACGACGTGTTCGCCGTGCGCCAAATGTTGCATATGATGCACCAGGTACAGCGTCAGATGGTTTAAGAACAACTGATGACTTTGATATGTTTAATGGTGCACCTAACCGTTACAACTGGACATTAAAAGGCAAGCAAGAGTTGTTGATCCCATATAACGACTATCGTTTACACAGCGATAATTTGAAATATGATCAAATTTTACAACCGGGTCATATTAATCCTGAACTCGTGCGCTATGAAAAGCATCGTGTATGGGTGGTTGAAGCTAACTTAAAATCTGATACGCGACATACGTATAAAAAACGTGTATTTTATATCGATGAAGATAGCTGGCAAGTAGCGGTTACCGATATTTATGATAACCGAGATGAATTATATCGTGTTGGTGTTGCTCATGGCATTAATTACTATGAAGTACCTACCCAATGGTCAACTTTAGAAGTATTTCATGACTTGCAATCTCGTCGTTATATTGCGATGGGACTAGATAATGAAGCAAGTATGTATGACTTCTCTGCTGATTTACAAGACGTTGATTTTACGTCCTCAGCATTACGTCGTGAAGGGCGAAGATAA
- the pyrD gene encoding quinone-dependent dihydroorotate dehydrogenase, with protein sequence MFYSAIRKVFFKFDPEVIHELTIKGFKTTGASPLNRLYKQTIPNKPVEVMGINFPNPVGLAAGLDKNGECIKAFEAMGFGFIEVGTVTPRPQAGNDKPRIFRLPEANAIINRMGFNNKGVDYLVDQVIKAKYSGVLGINIGKNKDTPDEQAKDDYIHCMRKVYNFATYITVNISSPNTPGLRSLQYGDALNELLSALKAEQTALAEQYGKYVPVAVKIAPDLNAEEVNSIAECLIANNIDGVIATNTTLARDQVSHLPFGNEQGGLSGAPVKEKSTEVIQLLAKALDNKLPIIGVGGIASGADAKEKMDAGANLVQVYTGFIYQGPQLIKDIAQALK encoded by the coding sequence ATGTTCTACTCAGCTATTCGTAAAGTATTTTTTAAATTTGACCCAGAAGTAATTCACGAGTTAACGATTAAAGGCTTTAAAACAACCGGCGCTTCGCCGCTCAATAGACTTTATAAGCAAACCATACCAAATAAACCTGTTGAAGTTATGGGGATCAATTTTCCTAACCCAGTTGGTTTAGCTGCAGGGCTTGATAAAAATGGTGAATGTATTAAAGCTTTTGAAGCCATGGGGTTTGGCTTTATTGAAGTAGGGACAGTAACACCGCGACCACAAGCGGGTAATGATAAACCACGAATTTTTAGATTACCGGAAGCTAATGCTATTATTAACCGAATGGGATTTAATAATAAAGGCGTTGATTACCTCGTTGACCAAGTTATAAAAGCTAAGTACAGCGGTGTTTTAGGTATCAATATAGGTAAAAATAAAGATACACCTGATGAGCAAGCTAAGGATGATTACATTCATTGTATGCGTAAGGTTTATAACTTTGCCACCTACATTACGGTAAATATTTCATCACCAAACACACCTGGTTTACGCTCGTTACAATATGGTGATGCACTCAACGAATTGTTATCAGCGTTAAAAGCTGAACAAACGGCACTTGCAGAACAATATGGTAAATACGTACCTGTTGCAGTAAAAATTGCCCCAGATTTAAATGCAGAAGAAGTAAACTCTATTGCAGAATGTTTAATTGCCAATAATATTGACGGGGTCATTGCCACCAATACTACATTAGCTCGAGACCAAGTATCACACTTACCTTTTGGGAATGAGCAAGGTGGTTTAAGTGGAGCACCGGTGAAAGAAAAAAGTACTGAAGTAATTCAATTACTGGCAAAAGCACTTGATAATAAATTACCCATTATTGGTGTTGGCGGTATTGCTTCGGGTGCTGATGCTAAAGAAAAAATGGATGCAGGGGCTAACTTAGTACAAGTGTATACCGGTTTTATATATCAAGGTCCGCAATTGATTAAAGATATTGCACAGGCTTTAAAATAG
- a CDS encoding YCF48-related protein — protein sequence MRLLVILLSFLTIPILNAQPQDAIIAPLASKSLLLDITKVNESTLVAVGERGHILVSTDGVQWQQAKVPLQVTLTAVYFIDEFNGWAVGHDATILSSKDAGRSWQIQQHLPNVEKPLLDVLFLDENSGIAIGAYGLFYRTLDGGKHWEVEYHNEFLFPEDQAYLAELKLQDEKAYLDEQSSILPHFNRVVADGRTLYLAGEIGLIAKSNDFGVNWEKLDEIYPGSFYDINRTQIGNLLVVGLRGHIFRSLRNGTPWQETDSHVTALLSAIVLTDDDRIFVLGNNGVLLESRDDGASFHKHIIKDGKALIAGVWYKNKIIAVSDVGIKTINVTK from the coding sequence ATGCGTCTTCTCGTTATTTTACTCAGTTTTCTTACTATTCCTATTCTCAATGCGCAACCGCAAGACGCGATAATTGCACCTTTGGCGAGCAAATCACTTTTACTTGATATTACAAAAGTTAATGAGTCCACATTAGTCGCTGTTGGTGAACGCGGTCATATTCTAGTGTCCACTGATGGTGTTCAGTGGCAACAAGCTAAAGTACCGTTACAAGTGACATTAACCGCGGTCTATTTTATCGATGAATTTAATGGTTGGGCGGTAGGTCATGATGCAACTATTTTATCTTCAAAAGATGCTGGTAGATCTTGGCAAATACAGCAGCATCTACCAAACGTAGAGAAACCATTATTGGATGTACTATTTTTGGACGAAAATAGTGGCATTGCCATTGGCGCTTACGGGCTGTTTTATCGAACGCTTGACGGCGGAAAACATTGGGAAGTTGAATATCATAACGAATTTCTTTTCCCTGAAGATCAAGCGTACTTAGCAGAACTTAAACTGCAAGACGAAAAAGCATATTTAGATGAACAAAGTAGTATTTTGCCACATTTTAATCGCGTGGTGGCCGATGGTCGTACTTTATATCTGGCTGGGGAAATTGGCCTGATTGCTAAAAGCAATGACTTTGGGGTGAACTGGGAGAAGCTTGATGAGATATATCCAGGGTCATTTTACGATATAAACCGAACGCAAATAGGCAACTTACTTGTGGTTGGTTTACGCGGGCATATTTTTCGCAGTTTACGTAATGGTACGCCATGGCAGGAAACTGATAGCCATGTAACGGCACTATTAAGTGCTATTGTACTTACTGATGATGACCGTATATTTGTACTAGGAAATAACGGGGTATTGTTAGAAAGCCGAGATGATGGTGCTTCGTTTCACAAACATATTATAAAAGATGGTAAAGCACTTATTGCAGGTGTTTGGTATAAGAATAAGATTATTGCCGTCTCTGATGTTGGCATCAAAACTATTAACGTAACGAAGTAA
- a CDS encoding MMPL family transporter — translation MKFNSIINVVEATLFRRRLAVLVFFLLTSIFLLFQATQIKLDAAFTKHIPLNHSYMKTYLEHRENFGGANNVLISVCDTSDDIFNPEFFKALKGVHDKLFFIPGVDRIQVKSLFSPSTRFVEIVEDGFAGGPVIPANFQPDEAGLAIVKGNIEKAGIVGSIVADDYSCSMVKTSLMEIDPNTGEKLDSIVLAGQLENEIRGEFENGKISIHIIGFTKMVGDVAQGAKGVVTFFAIAIAITTLMVFWFCRSLALTILPITCSLIAVVWQLGMLSTLGFGLDPMSILVPFLVFAIGVSHGVQMINSVSKMVNSGKTSKEAAQLSFRVLLVPGGIALLSDTVGFMTLLSIDIGIIRELAITASLGVAMIILTNLVLLPLLVSYMKVPKSKETTPDKKSSGADGIWHLMSTFATRKVAMVILALTAVLYIVGYINAQNMKIGELHAGAPSLHEESRYNQDTFLITDKYAISVDYMSIIVETTADACTYYDRMDTIDRFQWRMENVPGVQSAVSLASIAKIVNAGYNEGNPKWRVLSRNPQTLVQSIARVPSSSGLLNSDCSAMPVILFLEDHKAETITRVVDEVKVLASELGNDNLTFKLASGPVGVMAATNEAVEAAQIPMMLYVYGAVIILCLLSFRSLRATIAVVVPLYVVSTLAQWLMTALDIGLTVSTLPVIALGVGIGVDYGIYILSTMSVKLRNGATVQSAYFDALKERGSAVLITGVTLAIGVSTWFFSDLKFQVDMGILLTFMFLVNMIAAVLVLPAIAAFLWPERK, via the coding sequence ATGAAATTTAATTCTATTATTAATGTTGTAGAAGCAACACTCTTTCGCCGTCGATTAGCTGTACTGGTATTTTTTCTTCTGACCAGTATATTTCTGTTGTTTCAAGCAACACAAATTAAACTTGATGCCGCCTTTACCAAACATATTCCACTGAACCACAGTTATATGAAGACCTATCTTGAGCATAGGGAGAATTTTGGTGGTGCAAATAACGTTTTAATTTCAGTGTGTGATACCAGTGATGATATTTTCAACCCTGAATTCTTTAAGGCCTTAAAAGGCGTGCATGACAAACTGTTTTTTATTCCGGGTGTTGACAGAATTCAGGTCAAATCTTTATTTTCACCCAGTACGCGATTTGTTGAAATTGTAGAAGATGGCTTCGCGGGAGGGCCGGTAATTCCTGCCAACTTTCAACCCGATGAAGCAGGTCTAGCGATTGTAAAGGGCAATATTGAAAAAGCTGGCATAGTTGGTAGCATTGTTGCTGACGATTATAGTTGCTCCATGGTGAAAACCTCGTTGATGGAAATTGACCCCAATACCGGAGAAAAACTCGATAGCATCGTACTCGCCGGACAATTGGAAAATGAAATTCGTGGTGAATTTGAAAATGGTAAAATATCAATACACATTATTGGTTTTACCAAAATGGTGGGTGATGTAGCCCAAGGTGCAAAAGGGGTAGTTACCTTTTTCGCGATCGCTATTGCCATCACGACTTTGATGGTTTTTTGGTTTTGTCGGTCACTTGCTTTAACTATTTTACCTATTACATGTTCCTTGATTGCCGTTGTTTGGCAGTTAGGTATGTTATCGACACTCGGCTTTGGCTTAGACCCTATGTCGATATTGGTACCCTTTTTAGTCTTTGCCATTGGTGTTAGTCATGGCGTGCAAATGATTAACTCCGTCTCCAAAATGGTCAACAGTGGCAAAACCAGTAAGGAAGCAGCACAATTAAGCTTCAGAGTTTTGTTAGTTCCAGGCGGTATAGCATTACTTTCAGATACCGTAGGTTTTATGACCTTGTTGTCTATAGATATAGGCATTATTCGCGAGCTCGCCATAACGGCATCTCTGGGTGTTGCTATGATCATATTAACTAACTTGGTGTTATTACCACTGTTAGTTTCTTATATGAAAGTGCCAAAAAGTAAAGAAACTACACCAGATAAAAAGTCCTCTGGTGCCGATGGCATTTGGCATCTTATGTCTACATTTGCGACACGTAAGGTCGCCATGGTTATCTTAGCGTTAACAGCCGTACTTTATATTGTTGGATATATTAATGCCCAAAATATGAAAATAGGGGAGTTACATGCAGGTGCACCGTCGTTACATGAAGAGTCACGATACAATCAGGATACCTTCTTAATTACTGATAAATATGCCATTAGCGTCGATTATATGTCTATTATCGTCGAAACGACCGCAGATGCCTGTACCTACTACGACCGTATGGACACTATTGATAGATTTCAATGGCGGATGGAAAATGTGCCAGGTGTACAGTCAGCTGTTAGTTTGGCGTCTATCGCAAAAATAGTTAACGCGGGCTATAACGAAGGTAACCCGAAATGGCGTGTTTTATCGCGTAATCCACAAACCTTAGTGCAATCAATTGCTCGAGTACCTTCTTCAAGTGGGTTGCTCAATAGTGACTGTAGTGCAATGCCGGTTATTTTATTTTTAGAAGACCACAAAGCCGAAACAATCACTAGAGTAGTTGATGAAGTTAAAGTGCTTGCTAGCGAGTTGGGCAATGACAATTTAACTTTCAAGCTTGCATCAGGCCCAGTCGGCGTTATGGCAGCAACCAATGAAGCGGTAGAAGCAGCGCAAATCCCTATGATGCTTTATGTTTATGGTGCGGTAATCATTTTATGTTTATTGAGCTTTAGAAGCTTAAGAGCAACAATTGCCGTGGTTGTGCCACTTTATGTGGTATCAACGCTTGCACAATGGTTGATGACAGCGCTCGATATAGGGCTCACGGTATCAACGCTACCTGTTATTGCATTAGGTGTGGGTATAGGTGTCGATTACGGTATTTATATCCTGTCTACTATGAGTGTTAAGCTGAGAAATGGTGCTACGGTACAAAGTGCTTATTTTGACGCACTTAAAGAGCGTGGTAGTGCAGTTTTAATTACCGGAGTAACTTTAGCTATAGGTGTTTCAACCTGGTTTTTCTCTGATTTAAAATTCCAAGTTGATATGGGCATATTATTAACCTTCATGTTTTTAGTTAATATGATTGCAGCAGTGCTGGTATTACCAGCTATTGCAGCGTTTCTATGGCCTGAGCGAAAATAA